Proteins found in one Lycium ferocissimum isolate CSIRO_LF1 chromosome 6, AGI_CSIRO_Lferr_CH_V1, whole genome shotgun sequence genomic segment:
- the LOC132058787 gene encoding CASP-like protein 2B1 — MSYLGVGVSPGNVPVYHGNNLKVIDRRVRVTELVLRCVICGLAILGAALIGTDRQVKVIFSIEKVAEFTDMKALVFLVIANGLAAAYSLVQVLRCMLSMIRGSVLFNKPLAWAIFSGDQLMAYLTLTAVAAAAQSAVFAKLGQPELQWMKICNMYGKFCNQVGEGIASSLIVSLSMIVLSGISAFGLFRLYGNNKGKGNAI, encoded by the exons atgagttattTGGGAGTTGGAGTTAGTCCTGGAAATGTTCCAGTTTATCATGGGAATAATTTAAAGGTGATTGATAGGAGAGTGAGAGTTACAGAGCTTGTGTTAAGGTGTGTGATTTGTGGTTTAGCAATTCTTGGTGCTGCTCTCATTGGAACTGATAGACAAGTTAAAGTGATTTTCTCAATTGAGAAAGTTGCTGAATTCACAGATATGAAAGCTCTCGT GTTTTTAGTGATAGCCAATGGATTAGCTGCTGCCTACTCACTGGTGCAAGTTCTAAGGTGCATGTTGAGTATGATTAGAGGAAGTGTTCTCTTCAATAAACCATTGGCGTGGGCTATTTTTTCTGGTGATCAG TTGATGGCCTACTTGACACTGACCGCCGTGGCGGCGGCCGCGCAGTCGGCGGTGTTTGCCAAGTTAGGACAACCAGAGTTACAATGGATGAAGATATGCAATATGTATGGGAAATTTTGCAACCAAGTGGGAGAAGGAATTGCAAGTTCTTTAATTGTGAGCCTTAGCATGATAGTTCTCTCTGGTATTTCAGCTTTTGGTCTCTTCCGTTTGTATGGAAATAATAAAGGAAAGGGCAATGCAATATAA
- the LOC132060514 gene encoding glucan endo-1,3-beta-glucosidase 4-like, protein MSSSRCNRNLHKRSLMCRSMSFNLIKILVALLFFSIVPLKSEGQFHDWCIADEQTPDDELVQALNWACQNGADCTKIQENQPCYLPNTAREHASYAFNSYYQNLKQKGASCYFNSAAVLTAHDPSHDACKFEVIP, encoded by the exons ATGTCAAGTTCCAGATGCAACAGAAATTTACATAAGAGATCATTGATGTGCAGGTCAATGTCATTTAATTTGATAAAGATTCTAGTTGCTTTACTCTTCTTCTCAATTGTTCCCTTAAAATCTG AGGGACAGTTTCATGACTGGTGCATAGCAGATGAGCAGACACCAGATGATGAGCTGGTGCAAGCCCTCAACTGGGCATGTCAAAATGGGGCAGACTGCACTAAAATACAAGAAAACCAGCCATGCTACCTCCCAAATACTGCGAGGGAACATGCCTCTTATGCATTCAATAGTTACTACCAAAACTTGAAACAAAAAGGGGCTAGTTGCTACTTCAATTCTGCTGCTGTTTTAACTGCCCATGATCCAA GCCATGATGCATGCAAGTTTGAGGTTATTCCTTGA